From Sporosarcina sp. Te-1, the proteins below share one genomic window:
- a CDS encoding TetR/AcrR family transcriptional regulator has translation MPKLLDLDSKRRNAILNAALKEFSTQGYDNASTNVIAKEAGISKALMFHYVGNKQELFLVVYDYFSDLIKKEYLELMNYNVKDIFDRLRQSFHLQIKLSEKHPWILEFNKLSRTTNSNEINEELKNRWCKEHSSCCPNLFDEIDEAKFRKELDVEKCKQFIFWSASGFTKEILDDIRNSESLALNDELVGEKLDAYFNELRKVFYMSS, from the coding sequence TTGCCGAAACTATTAGATTTAGACTCTAAGAGAAGGAATGCCATTCTAAATGCAGCGTTAAAAGAATTTTCAACACAGGGGTATGACAACGCTTCAACAAATGTAATAGCAAAAGAAGCCGGAATTTCTAAAGCGCTTATGTTCCACTATGTTGGCAATAAGCAGGAGCTTTTTCTCGTTGTATATGATTACTTCTCTGACTTAATAAAGAAGGAATATCTCGAATTGATGAATTACAATGTAAAGGATATTTTCGACAGATTGCGTCAATCATTTCATTTGCAAATCAAATTATCAGAAAAGCACCCTTGGATTTTAGAGTTTAATAAACTTTCCCGAACCACTAATTCCAACGAAATTAATGAGGAGCTCAAGAACAGGTGGTGCAAAGAACATTCAAGCTGTTGTCCTAATTTATTTGATGAAATAGATGAAGCTAAGTTTAGGAAGGAGCTGGATGTAGAAAAGTGCAAGCAGTTTATATTTTGGTCTGCAAGTGGATTTACGAAAGAAATACTAGATGATATAAGAAATTCAGAATCTCTTGCTTTGAACGATGAACTCGTGGGTGAAAAACTTGATGCATATTTTAACGAGCTTAGAAAAGTATTCTACATGTCTAGCTAA
- a CDS encoding S9 family peptidase — protein sequence MNKKAYLSIEEIISLPTVSSTNISEDGKNVAFVKKTVNWKDNTYRNNLWIYDKDKGQSIPLTTGGLESTSPLWAPDSNEIAYLCSVGEDGHKKNQIFVTTKGGSGGVQITNEKEGVSKFKWEPTGKGFYYVAQSKEDVTIKKRNELYGDFQHIGNEYQNNCLYYIEKTIPQDSFEHEETFAEQLTDGKEFHIYDFDISSDGKKVVFTAAPSSNMQDYINIELYILDRLAGNLEKLNIDRLLGVNVCFSPDGNKICYSASTREKHHYKTYIQDRTLVIVDMNNGEDFLPISEIDSTVTPLRWTAKGILTKWQNKTSYVIGLLADNGTVEMLCDKDSFIMDASITRDGNHHSYSKAITNEIFEIYLDDNKITNENGFFEEKLKSNREIITWHSTDGFEIEGVLSTPVEFKANKKYPLLVVLHGGPAWASFPIFSDCFNEKYPIEQFIEKGFIVLEPNYRGSSGYGNEFLQANYRKLGMADYGDVIAGVDHLIDKGIADKDRVGVMGWSYGGYLSAFCSTTSNKFKAVSVGGAITNWSTYYANTDIPYFIKMHLGNDPWNDPEIYMKTSPMTYIKSACTPTLIQHGEKDVRIPTPNAYELYRGLRDMKVDTELIIFKGMAYSPDQPGMKVAIMKQNLMWFSHYILGESMKDLSVL from the coding sequence ATGAATAAAAAAGCTTATCTAAGTATAGAAGAGATCATTTCATTACCGACCGTATCAAGTACAAACATAAGTGAAGATGGCAAAAACGTAGCATTTGTCAAGAAGACGGTTAACTGGAAAGACAATACATATCGAAATAATCTATGGATATATGATAAAGATAAGGGGCAGAGTATCCCATTAACAACTGGGGGTTTGGAAAGCACCTCCCCATTATGGGCTCCGGATTCTAATGAAATCGCCTATCTTTGCTCGGTTGGTGAAGACGGTCATAAGAAAAATCAGATCTTCGTTACGACAAAAGGTGGTTCTGGTGGGGTCCAAATTACGAATGAAAAAGAAGGCGTTAGTAAATTTAAATGGGAGCCTACTGGAAAAGGTTTTTATTATGTCGCCCAGTCAAAAGAAGATGTGACGATAAAGAAACGTAATGAACTATATGGAGATTTCCAACATATTGGAAATGAATACCAGAATAATTGTTTATATTACATTGAAAAAACAATCCCACAAGATTCATTTGAACACGAAGAGACCTTCGCGGAACAATTAACTGATGGCAAGGAATTTCATATATATGATTTCGATATTTCAAGCGACGGGAAAAAGGTTGTATTCACGGCTGCCCCCAGCTCAAATATGCAAGATTATATAAATATTGAGCTTTACATACTAGACAGGCTTGCTGGGAATCTAGAAAAGTTGAATATAGATAGGTTATTAGGTGTGAACGTTTGCTTTTCTCCTGACGGCAACAAGATCTGTTATTCTGCAAGCACAAGGGAGAAGCATCACTATAAGACTTATATACAAGACAGAACCCTAGTAATAGTTGATATGAATAATGGAGAGGATTTTCTGCCTATATCAGAAATAGATAGTACGGTTACACCATTACGCTGGACAGCTAAAGGCATTTTAACTAAATGGCAAAATAAAACGAGTTATGTGATCGGGTTGCTAGCTGATAATGGGACTGTGGAAATGTTATGCGACAAAGATAGCTTTATTATGGATGCATCAATAACCAGGGATGGAAATCATCATTCTTATAGCAAGGCGATAACAAATGAAATCTTTGAAATATATTTAGATGATAACAAAATTACAAATGAAAATGGTTTCTTCGAAGAAAAGCTTAAAAGTAATCGGGAAATAATCACATGGCATAGTACTGATGGTTTTGAAATAGAGGGCGTATTATCAACCCCCGTGGAATTTAAAGCCAATAAAAAATACCCTTTATTAGTGGTACTCCATGGTGGTCCGGCTTGGGCATCCTTTCCCATATTTTCAGACTGTTTTAATGAGAAGTATCCGATTGAACAGTTTATCGAAAAAGGTTTTATCGTCTTAGAACCAAACTACAGGGGAAGTTCTGGTTATGGTAATGAATTTTTACAAGCAAACTATAGAAAACTGGGAATGGCCGACTACGGTGATGTGATAGCTGGAGTGGACCATTTAATTGACAAAGGGATTGCAGATAAAGACAGAGTAGGGGTTATGGGTTGGAGCTATGGGGGGTACCTATCCGCTTTCTGTTCTACAACGAGTAATAAATTCAAAGCTGTATCAGTTGGCGGGGCAATTACGAATTGGAGTACGTACTATGCAAATACCGATATTCCATACTTCATTAAGATGCATTTAGGGAATGATCCTTGGAACGATCCGGAGATATATATGAAAACTTCACCCATGACCTATATCAAATCAGCCTGTACTCCGACTTTAATCCAACATGGCGAAAAGGATGTTAGAATTCCTACTCCAAATGCATATGAGCTGTATCGTGGATTAAGAGATATGAAAGTGGATACAGAATTAATTATATTTAAAGGAATGGCCTATAGTCCTGACCAGCCAGGAATGAAGGTGGCGATTATGAAGCAGAATTTGATGTGGTTCTCGCACTATATTCTTGGAGAAAGTATGAAAGATTTGTCGGTTTTATGA
- the eis gene encoding enhanced intracellular survival protein Eis encodes MIRLLSKNDLAHAASLIAMAYPGMQLSTVETQNAFVERLRVEIETENNLKYYGLFSEQNELLGLYKLHDFNTNINGKIVRTWGIGTVAVHFFHKKEGVAKQLLQHFHELARQEDVGIVSLYPFNTSFYQKMGYGYGPTSYQYKLKPASFPSCGERKKVVMLSEADEDKIVAAYNKFASMNHGMIERTWHERTLIKKRVSYYAGVFEENELVGALVYTLQPVKDSHFLHHEMIILEWVWTKPSAFIDMCTWIHSQQDQVDRVVVRTHDESLIHQLEDPRNDSNRLIPSVNHEIGTVGTGLMYRITSILSFVQQTNFHSLDRPERSTSISLFVQDSFIQEQNGCYHLSFSEGSWRLKKTSDTMAEVDLSIAISDLSSWWMGCVSLEKLVQYGKVEVNNWAAKLLDRWFMPNTKPVCFTSF; translated from the coding sequence TTGATTCGTTTACTTTCGAAGAATGATTTAGCACACGCTGCTTCTTTAATAGCAATGGCATATCCAGGAATGCAACTTTCGACAGTAGAAACCCAAAACGCATTTGTAGAAAGACTCCGGGTTGAAATTGAAACTGAGAATAACTTGAAGTATTATGGATTATTTTCCGAACAGAATGAGTTGCTGGGTTTATACAAACTTCATGATTTTAACACGAACATAAATGGAAAGATTGTACGTACTTGGGGTATTGGTACGGTAGCAGTCCACTTTTTTCACAAAAAAGAAGGGGTAGCGAAACAGTTGCTGCAACACTTTCACGAGCTTGCAAGACAAGAGGATGTTGGGATTGTCTCATTATATCCTTTTAACACATCCTTCTATCAAAAGATGGGCTATGGGTATGGACCAACTAGCTATCAATATAAGCTCAAGCCAGCCAGTTTTCCAAGTTGCGGTGAACGAAAGAAAGTAGTCATGTTATCGGAGGCCGATGAGGACAAGATTGTCGCCGCCTACAATAAATTTGCTTCTATGAATCATGGAATGATAGAAAGGACTTGGCATGAACGTACCTTAATTAAGAAAAGAGTTTCGTATTATGCTGGTGTGTTTGAGGAAAATGAGTTAGTTGGTGCTCTTGTATATACATTACAACCAGTTAAAGATAGTCATTTCCTTCACCATGAAATGATTATTCTTGAATGGGTATGGACAAAACCAAGCGCTTTCATCGATATGTGTACATGGATTCATTCACAACAGGATCAAGTAGATCGTGTTGTTGTACGAACACATGATGAATCACTCATTCATCAATTAGAAGACCCTAGAAACGACAGCAACCGCCTGATTCCGAGTGTAAATCATGAAATCGGAACTGTCGGGACAGGGCTGATGTACAGGATTACCTCAATTCTGTCATTTGTGCAGCAAACGAATTTTCATTCGCTAGATCGGCCGGAACGCTCTACATCGATTTCTTTATTTGTACAGGATTCATTTATTCAGGAACAAAACGGGTGTTACCATTTATCATTCAGCGAAGGTTCGTGGCGCCTAAAAAAAACATCCGACACTATGGCTGAAGTTGATTTGAGCATAGCGATATCAGATTTAAGTTCCTGGTGGATGGGCTGTGTCAGCTTGGAGAAGCTAGTTCAATATGGAAAAGTGGAAGTGAACAATTGGGCAGCAAAACTGTTAGATCGATGGTTTATGCCTAACACTAAACCGGTTTGCTTTACTTCGTTTTAA
- a CDS encoding GNAT family N-acetyltransferase, with amino-acid sequence MNITCKLLSSLSFEEAHVLFNRGFEGYVVPMNLSIDVFVGRFGNDGLSPALSIVAYDGADPIGFVLQGIREVDGQKISWNGGTGIIPEYRGKKLGVALMKEAEKCMMEHQVSVATLETLSENKAAIALYEKCGYQVEDDLLFLRANGILDRELPVLDGYEVIRIPAAQSIGTDLFPSIVSWQTDASNTPKFGGEVVLITKNGEVQAACLIRKNCLFGNETESITLFQVKENGNEDAHTKLLAYALEYDQPINRTTYNFLKGNGRVVSSLLARGFENTSISQVFMTKNLNEV; translated from the coding sequence ATGAATATTACGTGTAAATTGTTGTCTTCATTAAGCTTTGAAGAAGCGCATGTCCTGTTCAATCGTGGATTTGAAGGTTATGTAGTGCCAATGAATTTGTCAATTGATGTATTCGTAGGTCGTTTTGGAAATGATGGATTATCTCCTGCATTATCCATCGTCGCATATGATGGAGCAGATCCAATCGGCTTTGTGCTACAAGGGATAAGAGAAGTGGATGGCCAAAAGATTTCCTGGAACGGTGGAACTGGTATAATTCCAGAATATCGGGGTAAGAAGTTGGGCGTTGCCTTGATGAAGGAAGCGGAAAAATGCATGATGGAACATCAGGTTTCTGTAGCGACGTTAGAAACGCTTTCTGAAAATAAGGCAGCGATCGCTTTATATGAAAAGTGTGGATACCAAGTAGAGGACGATTTGCTCTTCTTACGTGCAAACGGAATTTTAGATCGTGAGTTGCCGGTACTTGACGGCTATGAAGTGATAAGAATACCGGCTGCCCAATCAATTGGCACAGATTTATTTCCAAGTATCGTCTCTTGGCAAACAGATGCTAGTAACACGCCCAAATTTGGTGGGGAAGTTGTTCTGATTACGAAGAATGGAGAGGTACAGGCAGCTTGCCTAATTCGAAAAAATTGTCTGTTTGGCAATGAAACGGAAAGCATTACATTATTTCAGGTAAAAGAAAATGGGAATGAAGACGCTCATACTAAACTTCTTGCATACGCGTTGGAATATGATCAACCGATCAATCGCACAACTTATAACTTTCTAAAAGGTAATGGTCGAGTCGTTTCATCTTTACTTGCACGCGGTTTTGAAAATACGTCTATATCACAAGTTTTTATGACCAAAAATTTAAATGAAGTATAA
- a CDS encoding DUF6440 family protein, which yields MDSKRFEIIYTQGKLEVFKVIRDNETGVLYMMNMAGAGSGLTVMVDQEGKPLLDENYKK from the coding sequence ATGGATAGCAAACGTTTTGAAATTATTTATACCCAAGGGAAACTAGAGGTTTTTAAGGTCATTCGTGACAATGAGACAGGGGTTCTATACATGATGAATATGGCCGGTGCTGGAAGCGGACTAACTGTTATGGTTGATCAAGAAGGAAAACCCTTGTTAGATGAGAATTATAAAAAATAA